Proteins encoded together in one Halalkaliarchaeum sp. AArc-CO window:
- a CDS encoding tyrosine-type recombinase/integrase — MTDQNDLEPLDPETAKEMYHREREGEVTERTLQAHHYRLVHFIRWCDEVDIDDLNDLSGRKLHEYRLWRKEDGDLNAVSLRTQLETLRVFIRFCETIDAVPSGLHEKILLPTLSNDDEQREEILRSEQAEDVLEYLRRFEYASRTHVVLELLWHTGIRLGSLVALDLDDYNPEEQRLELRHRPETDTGLKNGSEGERLVALDPYVCDVLDDWIDRQRPAVTDDHGRDPLLTTQHGRLSGTTVRETVYKATRPCYYGDDCPHDRDPDECEGADYGSYSLCPSSVSPHSVRRGSITHHLSEDVPETVVSDRMNVGKEVLDKHYDRRSEEVKVEQRREYLDGV; from the coding sequence ATGACCGACCAAAACGACCTCGAACCCCTCGACCCCGAGACGGCCAAGGAGATGTACCATCGGGAACGCGAGGGGGAAGTGACGGAGCGGACGCTACAGGCACACCACTACCGACTCGTCCACTTCATCCGCTGGTGTGACGAGGTGGACATCGATGATCTGAACGACCTCTCGGGTCGCAAGCTCCACGAGTACCGGCTCTGGCGAAAGGAAGACGGGGACCTGAACGCGGTGTCCCTTCGGACCCAGTTGGAGACGCTGAGGGTGTTCATACGGTTCTGTGAGACCATCGACGCCGTCCCGAGCGGGCTCCACGAGAAGATCCTCCTCCCGACCCTCTCGAACGACGACGAACAGCGCGAGGAGATCCTTCGGTCGGAGCAGGCCGAGGACGTGCTGGAGTACTTGCGCCGCTTCGAGTACGCCTCTCGGACTCACGTGGTCCTCGAACTGCTCTGGCACACTGGGATCCGACTCGGGTCGCTGGTGGCCCTCGATCTCGACGACTACAATCCGGAGGAACAGCGACTCGAACTCCGACATCGGCCCGAGACCGACACGGGCCTGAAGAACGGGAGCGAAGGCGAGCGGCTGGTCGCTCTCGATCCGTATGTCTGCGACGTCCTTGACGACTGGATCGACCGGCAGCGACCTGCGGTGACGGATGATCATGGACGAGACCCCTTGCTGACGACTCAGCACGGACGACTCTCGGGGACGACGGTCCGGGAGACGGTCTACAAGGCGACGAGGCCGTGCTACTACGGCGACGACTGTCCCCATGACCGCGATCCTGACGAGTGCGAGGGCGCGGATTATGGGTCCTACAGCCTGTGTCCGTCGAGTGTGAGCCCTCACTCGGTTCGTCGAGGGTCGATTACGCACCATCTTTCCGAAGACGTCCCCGAAACCGTCGTCAGCGACCGAATGAACGTGGGCAAGGAGGTCCTCGATAAACACTATGACCGGCGCTCCGAGGAAGTGAAGGTCGAGCAGAGACGAGAGTATCTGGACGGGGTATGA
- a CDS encoding phage terminase large subunit family protein: MPIAWEVSEPCPRCGDDSDVWMFEKDEPTIIKEHYTCETCGCEWTEVRQD; this comes from the coding sequence ATGCCAATCGCCTGGGAGGTATCCGAGCCCTGTCCTCGCTGTGGTGACGACAGCGACGTCTGGATGTTCGAGAAGGACGAGCCAACGATCATCAAGGAGCACTACACCTGTGAGACGTGTGGCTGCGAGTGGACGGAAGTGAGACAGGACTAA